GAACCTCTTCCGCTGCGAACGGGTCACCTACCACTCGGTCGAAGCCGATCGGATCGTGGACGCGGCGCACTGCACCACCGACACGCCTCTGGAAGCGATTCGTTGGGTCCAGGGGCAGGTGCGTGCCTTCGTCGCGCAACTCCCTCGCGGTGAAGCGGCGCAGGCCCGGCGCTGGGACGAGGGTGGCGGCTGCATCGGGGCGCTCGCCGCGCTCCACCGGGGCGAGGCGTGCGGGTTCGCCCTCCGGCACGGGGACTTCTGGAGCGAGTGGAACTTACGCCCCTCGGGTGAAGCGGACGTGTTCTCCGACCGGGCCGAGGGTCTCGGGTCGCGGTGCCAGGGCATGGAGTTGTTCCTCCGGATGCCCGACGACTTCGGCCTCCCCGGCCAACCCTGAACCACCGGGCTGCGGTTCGCCGCCCCGGGGCGAGTCAGGGGCGCGTCAACGTAACGGTCCGACCCGTCAGAGGTGCGTCAAGGCCGCACGTCCAGGGAGTCGGGCGTCCCTAACGTCGACCCGGGAGAGCCGGGAGCGAACCGATGGCACGGAGCCGACGTGGCCACGGCGCGGCTCTCCACGGGGCGGGGTGGTGCGCGCGACCCGGGACGTGTCCAGGACGCGTGGTGCCGCGCGGTCGCCCGGCTCGTCCACCCGGGCCGACCGGTGCCGGTGCGGGCCCGTCGCCTCCCCTCCCGGGACAGCGACGGCCGAACGCGCCGTCGCCCGCGACCAGACGAGAGTCAGGGACCCTGGTGCATTCGTACGAGACACCCTCCGAGAAATCCGATCGGACCCCATCGCCGCGCCCGCCGCGCCACCGCGCCGGGCCGGGTACCGCACTCACCGCCACGACCGCCGCGTCGGTACTCGACCTCCAGCGACTGGCGGGCAACGCCGCGGTGACCCGGATGCTGGGAGGGGGACACGAGCACGGCGCCGGATGCCACCACGGCACACCGGTGCAGCGGTCGTCGGTGCTCGACGTGCTCCGGACACCCGGCACCCCGGTCCAGCGGGTTCCCGCGCGCGACGAGGAGGGCGGGGGAGCGCGAACAGGCGAGAACGAGTCGATGAAACGCCTGTACGAACTGGCCGCCAACGTGATTCCCGAGTCCGTTCCGCTCATCGTCCAGGGGATCGGCAACGCGATGGGGGACCAGGGCACCAAGGTCTATGCGAGCGGGGTCGCGCTGAACGGCGCCGTAGGGCTGAGCGAGATCGTCAGAGCGGGCCTCCGCCTCCGACAGGACCGGCGGCACGTTCCCAGCATGCTTCGCGTCGTGTTCGGCTTGCTGAACCTGGGCAGTGCGGCCACGTACGGAGTCAGCCAGCTCCTCGGAAAGGAAGCGAAGACCATCGCCTCCGCGACGGGTGCCATCGTGCAGGGCCTGTCCTACGTCGGCATCATCGTGACCCACACGCACATCGTCGTGGAGGACGCCGTGAAACTCGAGCGGTCCAGGGCGGAGGAAGCGGTTGGCATCTCCTCGGCCGTCTCCTCGCATTCGGGGCAGAACGTGCCACGCCGGAGAAGGGTCCCTTCCTCCGCCACGCCCCCGCGCCCCTCCGTGGCTCCGCAGCTTCCGATGCCGGACTTCGGGGAGCCCGGCCTCGGCCTCGGCTGACGCACTCGGGGCCGTCCGCTGATCCGGCGGGAACCCACTCACGCGTGAGCGCCGGAGAGGGCCTGGAGCCCCAGGAAGAACCGGGCCCCCTGGGGGCAATCGCTTCCGCGTGCCGCACGGCCGCCCCGCCGTCCCCCGCCCCTCAGCCGATCTCCGGCGGCGGCGTGGGCGCCCCCGGCAGCCGGACGACCGCCTCCGTGCCGTCGCCGTCCGCCGCCGGACGCAGGGACACCTCGCCGCCGGACTGCTGGACGGAGCGGGCGACGATCGACAACCCGAGTCCGGAGCCGGGGAGTTGGCGCGCGGAGGGGGAGCGCCAGAAGCGGTCGAAGACGTGCGGGAGGTCGTCGGCGGGGATGCCGGGGCCGTGGTCGCGTACCTTCAACTCGCCCCGACTCAGGGTGACTTCGATGGTGCCGCGCGCCGGGCTGAACTTCACCGCGTTGTCCAGGATGTTGACGATCGCCCGCTGGAGCGCGGCCGGTTCGCCGCGTACGTACCAGGGGGCCAGTTCGGCGGTGATGGTCAGCTCGGGGCCGCGCAGCCGGGCGCGTTGCAGGGCGGTACGGGTGATGTCGTGCAGGCCCACCACCTCCAGCGGGCCGGGCTGGGCGGCGTCCGGGCGGGCGAGTTCCTGGAGGTCGCCGATGAGCGCGGCCAGCTCCGTCATCTGCGCGGTGACCGACGCCATCAGGGCCTTCCGGTCGGCCGGCGGGATGGCCCGGCCGGTCTCCTCGCTGCGGGCCAGCAGCTCGATGTTGGTGCGGAGCGAGGTCAGCGGGGTGCGCAGCTCGTGCCCGGCGTCGGCGATCAGCTGGGACTGGCGGTCGCGGGAGGTCGCGAGCGATGCGGTCATCGAGTTGAAGGAGCGCGACAGCCGGGCGATCTCGTCCTCGCCCTCCACCGGGATGCGGACGGTCAGGTCCTCGGTGCGGGCGAC
The DNA window shown above is from Streptomyces sp. NBC_00247 and carries:
- a CDS encoding sensor histidine kinase, producing the protein MRRLVRRLRTLPLRSRLALLVALAVAVAVAAVALACWFVTKQQLEHRMDDSLRSSRLSDVRPLLDSCAGGKQQQQMTPAVGGIAFQVIDSSGTVCSIDEDSEIPVTEADIAVAEGRERYALHTETAENGVRMRVYTYHLLTQPPTDTAVTIGRPMSEVTDPLSALAWLLLAVSGIGVVAAGAAGMWIARSGLRPVDELTLAVEHVARTEDLTVRIPVEGEDEIARLSRSFNSMTASLATSRDRQSQLIADAGHELRTPLTSLRTNIELLARSEETGRAIPPADRKALMASVTAQMTELAALIGDLQELARPDAAQPGPLEVVGLHDITRTALQRARLRGPELTITAELAPWYVRGEPAALQRAIVNILDNAVKFSPARGTIEVTLSRGELKVRDHGPGIPADDLPHVFDRFWRSPSARQLPGSGLGLSIVARSVQQSGGEVSLRPAADGDGTEAVVRLPGAPTPPPEIG